One genomic window of Calditrichota bacterium includes the following:
- a CDS encoding metal-sensitive transcriptional regulator, with product MKHHKTTHLQELDRLRKIEGQIRGVIRMVEEQRYCIDILTQIAAVQGALRRVHENILERHLRSCVYESLATGANEDRTRKIEEIIELLRKAPR from the coding sequence ATGAAGCACCACAAGACCACCCATTTGCAGGAGCTGGATCGGCTACGGAAAATCGAAGGGCAGATCCGGGGCGTGATCCGTATGGTTGAGGAACAGCGCTATTGTATCGACATCCTCACGCAGATTGCCGCAGTGCAAGGAGCCCTCCGAAGGGTACACGAGAACATTCTGGAGCGCCATCTGCGCAGCTGCGTCTACGAATCGTTGGCGACGGGTGCCAACGAGGACCGAACGAGGAAGATCGAGGAGATCATAGAGCTGTTACGCAAGGCGCCACGCTGA
- a CDS encoding efflux RND transporter permease subunit, with protein sequence MIERIIDWSARNRLFVFLGVIVVLLWSLWCIRRVPLDAIPDLSDTQVIIFSRWDRPPDIIEDQVTYPIVSALLGAPKVRDIRAFSDYGFSYIYVLFADGTDVYWARSRVLEYLSKVTPALPEGVKVELGPDATGVGWVFQYALVDRHGKHSLQELRSFQDWHLKYALQSVEGVAEVASVGGFEKQYQVIVRPEALLAYGVSLGEVVAAVRKANAEVGARLLEIAGTEFMVTGRGYVRSVEDLKQAVVKVDQRGVPVTIGNAAEVVVGPEIRRGVAELDGRGEVVGGIVVMRYGENALRVIERVKEKLKQVKLPDGVEVVVTYDRSDLIKRAIGTLRSKLLEEMAVVSVVVIVFLWHLRSAAIPIVTLPLAVLLAFIPMYYMGLTSNIMSLGGIAIAIGAMVDASIVLVENAHKRLETHSGGEGSRFEELVAAAREVGRPIFFSLLVIAVAFTPIFTLEAYEGRLFKPLAFTKNFSMAFAAIVAITVAPALMGLFIRGRIRSEEEHPVSRFLFRIYEPVLGRLLRRPWLTVLAAVAIVLSTVPIYLRLGSEFMPPLNEGSILYMPTTLPGISVTEAAHLLQVQDRILKSFPEVERVFGKAGRAVTSTDPAPFSMMETTVLLKPQNQWRKKPRWYSSVVPEFLQAPLRIFWPDRISWEELIYGEGGLDEALRLPGVVNSWTMPIKGRIDMLTTGVRTPLGIKIYGDDLREIERIGTEIERIVSTVPGTRSVIAERAGGGYFVDIELNREQLARFGLSVEDVQMTIMAAIGGEAVTQTVEGRERYTVNVRYPRELRDDVDELGRVYVATAKGAQIPLSQVAEVKLRLGPSMIRDENGRLTGYVYVDMTGRDIGRYVRDVKSALSQQLALPQGYSLAFSGQYEYMARVKQRMMLVVPLTLFLVILLLYFNTQSFAKTFIVLLAVPFSLVGAVWLLYLLGYNMSLGVWAGIIALLGVDAETGVIMLLYLDLAYEERRRKGLMRSLGDLKEAIMHGAVRRVRPKMMTVTTTFIGLLPIMWAQSHETGADVMKRIAAPMVGGIFTSFVMELLVYPAVFLLWKWAKEVRR encoded by the coding sequence ATGATCGAGAGAATCATCGACTGGTCGGCGAGGAATCGGCTGTTCGTGTTCCTGGGTGTGATTGTCGTTCTGCTCTGGTCCCTATGGTGCATCCGGCGAGTCCCCCTCGACGCCATCCCCGACCTTTCCGACACCCAGGTGATCATTTTCAGCCGCTGGGATCGACCCCCGGACATCATCGAAGACCAGGTGACCTATCCGATAGTCAGTGCGCTACTGGGCGCTCCCAAGGTCCGGGACATCCGTGCCTTCTCGGACTATGGTTTTTCGTACATCTACGTGCTGTTCGCGGATGGCACTGACGTGTACTGGGCACGGTCTCGGGTCCTGGAGTATCTGAGCAAGGTGACGCCTGCCCTGCCGGAAGGTGTGAAGGTCGAGCTCGGCCCCGATGCCACCGGGGTCGGGTGGGTTTTCCAGTACGCCCTTGTCGACCGCCATGGCAAGCACTCCTTGCAGGAGCTGCGGAGCTTCCAGGATTGGCACCTGAAATACGCGTTGCAGTCGGTCGAGGGGGTCGCTGAGGTGGCCAGTGTCGGGGGTTTCGAGAAGCAGTACCAGGTGATCGTCCGACCCGAAGCCTTGCTGGCCTACGGAGTCTCTCTGGGGGAGGTGGTGGCGGCCGTGCGCAAAGCCAATGCGGAGGTCGGCGCGCGCCTCCTCGAGATCGCGGGGACGGAATTCATGGTTACCGGTCGCGGATATGTCCGCTCCGTGGAGGATCTCAAGCAAGCGGTGGTCAAGGTGGACCAACGCGGCGTCCCCGTGACCATCGGCAATGCGGCGGAGGTGGTAGTCGGGCCGGAAATACGCAGAGGGGTAGCCGAACTCGACGGTCGCGGCGAGGTTGTGGGCGGCATCGTCGTGATGCGGTACGGAGAGAACGCGCTCCGGGTGATCGAACGGGTAAAGGAAAAACTCAAACAAGTCAAGTTGCCCGATGGGGTGGAGGTGGTGGTCACGTACGATCGCTCGGATTTGATCAAGCGAGCCATTGGGACTCTGCGGAGTAAGCTGCTCGAGGAGATGGCAGTCGTTTCGGTTGTGGTCATCGTGTTCCTTTGGCACCTCCGCTCTGCCGCTATCCCCATCGTGACATTACCCCTGGCGGTTCTGCTGGCCTTCATCCCGATGTATTATATGGGGTTGACTTCCAACATCATGTCCCTCGGTGGGATCGCCATCGCCATTGGCGCGATGGTGGATGCCTCCATCGTGCTCGTGGAGAACGCGCATAAGAGATTGGAGACGCACAGCGGTGGCGAGGGCTCACGATTTGAGGAGCTGGTCGCTGCGGCGAGGGAAGTGGGCCGACCCATCTTCTTCAGCCTATTGGTCATTGCCGTAGCGTTCACGCCCATTTTCACCCTCGAAGCGTACGAAGGGAGGCTGTTCAAGCCGCTCGCCTTCACGAAGAATTTCTCCATGGCCTTCGCGGCCATTGTGGCCATCACTGTGGCTCCTGCTTTGATGGGGCTTTTCATCCGGGGGAGGATCCGATCCGAGGAGGAGCATCCGGTCAGCCGTTTTCTTTTCCGCATCTACGAGCCCGTCCTCGGCCGGTTGCTCCGGAGGCCATGGCTGACGGTCCTTGCGGCGGTAGCCATCGTTCTTTCGACCGTACCCATCTATCTCCGGCTGGGCTCGGAGTTCATGCCGCCTCTGAATGAGGGATCCATCCTTTACATGCCCACGACTTTGCCGGGCATTTCGGTCACGGAAGCCGCGCATCTGCTCCAGGTCCAAGATCGAATCCTGAAGAGCTTCCCCGAGGTGGAACGCGTTTTTGGGAAGGCGGGTAGAGCCGTGACCTCCACAGATCCCGCCCCTTTTTCCATGATGGAGACCACGGTCCTCCTGAAGCCGCAGAACCAGTGGCGGAAGAAGCCCCGGTGGTACTCCAGCGTGGTGCCAGAATTCCTCCAGGCGCCGCTTCGCATCTTTTGGCCGGATCGCATCTCCTGGGAGGAGCTGATCTATGGTGAGGGCGGTCTCGACGAGGCCCTGCGGCTGCCTGGGGTGGTGAACAGTTGGACGATGCCCATCAAGGGCCGTATCGACATGCTCACCACCGGGGTACGCACTCCGCTTGGGATCAAGATCTACGGCGATGACCTCCGGGAAATTGAGCGCATCGGGACGGAGATCGAGCGCATTGTTTCCACCGTTCCGGGGACGAGGAGCGTCATTGCCGAGCGTGCCGGCGGCGGTTACTTCGTTGACATCGAGCTAAATCGAGAACAGCTGGCTCGCTTCGGTCTCTCGGTCGAAGATGTGCAGATGACGATCATGGCGGCGATCGGAGGCGAAGCCGTCACCCAGACCGTCGAGGGGAGGGAGCGTTACACGGTGAACGTTCGCTACCCGAGGGAGTTGCGCGATGACGTGGACGAGCTGGGTCGTGTATACGTTGCCACCGCCAAGGGCGCTCAAATTCCCCTTTCCCAGGTGGCCGAGGTGAAACTTCGTTTGGGTCCTTCCATGATCCGGGACGAGAACGGACGCCTGACGGGCTACGTGTACGTCGATATGACGGGTCGCGATATCGGTCGTTACGTGCGGGACGTCAAGAGCGCCCTGAGCCAGCAACTCGCGCTACCCCAGGGCTATTCGCTGGCTTTTTCTGGCCAGTACGAGTACATGGCGCGCGTGAAGCAGAGGATGATGCTGGTTGTGCCGCTCACGCTTTTCCTGGTCATCTTGCTGCTGTACTTCAACACGCAATCCTTCGCGAAGACGTTCATCGTGCTCTTGGCCGTGCCCTTCTCGCTGGTGGGTGCCGTTTGGCTTCTCTACCTGCTCGGCTACAACATGAGTCTCGGCGTCTGGGCGGGGATCATCGCCTTACTGGGCGTGGACGCCGAGACGGGCGTGATCATGCTCCTTTACCTGGACCTCGCGTACGA
- a CDS encoding carbohydrate kinase: MDLPGGRRRRPHRATAKKKFIVGIGEVLWDLYPDGKYPGGAPANFAYHVHHLGQEACIVSRVGRDELGDELTERLSMVGLDTRFIQRDAERPTGTVKISLDRQGVPKFQCTEDVAFDYLEAAPQWQSLYTKVDAVLFGTLAQRREGSRRAIREFLAQVPFALRIYDVNIRGWDHITRQLVLDSLPLANALKLNEEEHDVLRAAFHFQEAQPASFLRFLVKEFDLRLVALTLGSEGCVLVDQNEVVYEPGFPVEVVDTTGAGDAFAAALVVMFLEGMPLREVARFANALGALVATRKGATPGWNLTELRRFISSTSTKVWSETYREFG; the protein is encoded by the coding sequence ATGGATTTGCCAGGGGGCAGGAGGCGTAGGCCACACCGTGCAACGGCGAAAAAGAAGTTCATCGTAGGCATCGGCGAAGTGCTGTGGGATCTCTATCCTGACGGGAAATATCCAGGGGGAGCCCCCGCCAATTTTGCCTACCATGTGCACCACCTTGGGCAAGAGGCGTGCATCGTCAGTCGAGTGGGGCGCGATGAGCTGGGTGACGAGCTAACCGAGCGCCTGAGCATGGTCGGGCTGGATACCAGGTTCATCCAGCGCGACGCAGAACGACCCACCGGGACTGTCAAGATAAGTCTTGACCGCCAGGGAGTGCCCAAGTTCCAGTGCACCGAGGACGTTGCCTTTGACTACCTGGAAGCCGCTCCGCAATGGCAGTCGTTGTACACGAAGGTCGACGCGGTGCTATTCGGCACGTTGGCCCAGCGCCGAGAGGGCAGCAGAAGGGCGATCAGAGAGTTCCTTGCCCAAGTTCCCTTTGCGCTGCGCATTTACGACGTGAACATCCGCGGATGGGACCACATTACCCGCCAGTTAGTCCTCGACTCGTTGCCCTTGGCAAATGCGCTCAAGCTCAACGAGGAGGAGCACGACGTGCTCCGCGCTGCCTTTCACTTTCAAGAAGCGCAACCTGCCTCGTTTCTCCGCTTCTTGGTGAAAGAGTTTGACCTGCGGCTAGTGGCACTCACGTTGGGCAGCGAGGGTTGCGTGCTTGTGGACCAGAACGAGGTTGTTTACGAACCCGGCTTCCCCGTTGAGGTGGTCGATACCACCGGCGCAGGCGATGCCTTTGCCGCTGCACTCGTCGTCATGTTTCTGGAAGGGATGCCGCTGCGTGAGGTGGCGCGGTTTGCCAATGCCTTAGGGGCGCTCGTGGCCACCCGCAAGGGCGCAACGCCAGGATGGAACCTCACGGAGCTGCGGCGTTTCATCAGCTCCACGAGCACGAAAGTGTGGTCGGAGACCTATCGGGAGTTCGGATAG
- a CDS encoding efflux RND transporter periplasmic adaptor subunit, which translates to MKAARRGWMWVLMAALVPGLLWVSCAKKETSSKKPEAQEHAGHAMPSEQAPHMEHEPGPPPEGSAPSKEEQKTVYHCPMHPEYTSDKPGNCPICGMNLVPVKPEGKETEREQHGALHIPQEKLRAIGVTFGVAERRKLEKRIRLVGRITYDETRLKEVNTKFSGWVESLHVDFVGKVVRAGEPLLAVYSPELVAAQEEYLLALRAKDSSPELLEAARRKLLLWDLSETQIGELERNGVPFRVVTLSSPVTGFVIDKTVFQGKHIEAGETLYRVADISRVWLRAAVYEEDLPFLRLGQRVAVELVGEPERKLHGTVDYINPYLDEATRTAEVRVTLANPDGRIMPGMYASVEVSADLGERLVVPEQAVVFSGERYLVFVDRGEGTLEPREIRTGARTNDFIEVLGDIAPGERVVTSANFLIDSESKLRLALSRAHAH; encoded by the coding sequence ATGAAAGCGGCACGCCGCGGTTGGATGTGGGTTCTGATGGCGGCTTTGGTTCCAGGCCTGCTGTGGGTTTCCTGCGCGAAAAAGGAGACGAGTTCCAAGAAGCCAGAGGCCCAAGAGCATGCGGGACACGCGATGCCCAGCGAGCAAGCTCCGCACATGGAGCACGAGCCGGGTCCTCCGCCGGAGGGTTCTGCCCCTTCCAAAGAGGAGCAGAAAACCGTGTACCATTGCCCGATGCACCCGGAATACACCTCGGACAAGCCGGGCAATTGCCCGATCTGCGGCATGAATCTGGTTCCGGTGAAGCCTGAGGGGAAAGAGACCGAGCGGGAGCAGCATGGGGCCCTACACATCCCTCAGGAGAAACTTCGGGCGATCGGCGTGACCTTTGGAGTGGCAGAACGGCGGAAGCTCGAAAAGCGGATCCGCCTGGTTGGTCGCATCACCTACGACGAAACCCGGCTGAAGGAGGTGAACACGAAGTTTTCCGGCTGGGTTGAATCTCTCCACGTGGATTTCGTTGGCAAGGTGGTCCGGGCTGGGGAGCCTCTCTTGGCCGTTTACAGCCCCGAGCTTGTAGCGGCGCAAGAGGAGTACCTGTTGGCGCTTCGGGCGAAAGATTCTTCCCCTGAGCTTCTGGAAGCGGCCCGACGGAAGCTGCTGCTTTGGGATCTCTCTGAAACACAGATTGGCGAGCTCGAGAGGAACGGGGTCCCATTTCGCGTGGTCACGCTCTCCTCTCCAGTGACCGGCTTTGTCATCGACAAGACGGTGTTCCAGGGGAAGCACATCGAGGCGGGCGAGACTCTTTACCGCGTCGCGGATATCTCACGGGTCTGGCTGCGAGCTGCGGTTTACGAGGAGGACTTGCCTTTCCTACGACTGGGGCAGCGGGTTGCCGTCGAGCTCGTGGGCGAGCCGGAGAGAAAGTTGCACGGTACCGTCGACTATATCAATCCCTACCTGGACGAGGCGACGCGAACGGCGGAGGTCAGGGTGACGCTCGCCAATCCTGATGGCCGGATCATGCCGGGCATGTATGCCTCCGTAGAGGTTTCTGCGGACCTCGGCGAGCGACTGGTTGTGCCGGAACAGGCTGTGGTCTTTTCGGGGGAGCGCTACCTGGTCTTCGTGGATCGAGGGGAGGGAACGTTAGAGCCTCGGGAAATTCGCACCGGCGCGAGGACCAACGATTTCATCGAGGTTCTCGGCGATATCGCTCCCGGAGAGCGTGTGGTTACCTCGGCTAACTTCCTCATCGACTCGGAGAGCAAGCTTCGACTGGCCCTTAGCCGGGCTCATGCGCATTGA
- a CDS encoding DoxX family protein: MQKFIPAIGRIMLSAVFLMSGLGKIANFAGTQQYMAAHRMPLAGLFLVCAIALEIGGGLSILLGYKAKWGALALVVFLIPATLIFHTNFSDQTQMIMFMKNLAILGGLLLLAYFGPGPVSVDLRSTRPKGA, encoded by the coding sequence ATGCAAAAGTTTATTCCGGCAATCGGCAGGATTATGTTGTCGGCAGTCTTTCTGATGTCGGGACTCGGGAAGATTGCCAACTTCGCTGGCACTCAGCAGTACATGGCGGCACATCGGATGCCGTTGGCAGGGCTATTTCTGGTCTGCGCCATCGCTCTTGAAATCGGTGGCGGATTGTCCATCTTACTTGGATACAAGGCGAAGTGGGGTGCTCTTGCTCTTGTCGTTTTCCTTATCCCTGCTACGCTGATCTTCCACACGAACTTTTCTGACCAGACCCAGATGATCATGTTCATGAAGAATCTGGCTATTCTCGGTGGCCTACTCTTGCTGGCATATTTTGGTCCTGGCCCGGTGAGTGTAGACCTCCGCAGCACTCGGCCTAAAGGAGCATAG
- a CDS encoding TolC family protein — protein sequence MRKLSLALVLFSLIISRPVEAQRRVTDLSGLVSLMLQRNPRLQAERREADASTRRAAAAGVLPNPSLSFGLKNVGWDRLTVGEEMMSGLDVSVSQKIPFPNKLKLSRAVAHVEASQHAQMAEETRLALVREAKELYAKLSYYRRSHELLKEKRALLEEGLRLAEARYTVGQGTQADLFKARVEISKTDELLLDVQAVLAELQARVAALLSLPPDSVEVETKALSVSTSRLEVSELLNRAQEVNPALKRLELEGQKAKANESLARASFLPDFMVQAGKMFRGRYEDVYEAMVGVEVPLYFWKRERNLLLEARLQEESAGLRIQDLRNQIAAALHENLVAARSAEARVALYRDKLIPQARQSLQATTSSYQVGRADFLSLLSDIESLIAYEMEYAKTLAELWMAVAKIEELTASEILGGE from the coding sequence ATGAGAAAACTGTCGCTGGCACTCGTCCTGTTCAGCCTGATTATCAGCCGGCCGGTAGAGGCGCAACGCAGAGTTACCGACTTGAGCGGGCTAGTCTCCCTCATGCTGCAGCGGAACCCCAGGCTGCAAGCGGAGCGCCGGGAAGCCGATGCGTCGACTAGACGGGCCGCAGCTGCTGGCGTGCTTCCAAACCCCAGCCTCTCCTTTGGACTCAAGAATGTGGGCTGGGACCGACTCACGGTGGGTGAGGAGATGATGAGTGGCCTCGACGTTTCGGTTAGCCAAAAGATCCCGTTCCCCAACAAGCTGAAACTGAGCCGAGCTGTGGCACACGTGGAGGCGAGCCAGCACGCGCAAATGGCCGAGGAGACGAGGCTCGCTCTCGTACGGGAGGCCAAAGAGCTCTACGCAAAGCTCTCTTACTACCGACGGTCCCATGAGCTACTGAAAGAGAAAAGAGCCCTGCTTGAAGAAGGGCTGCGCCTGGCCGAGGCCCGCTACACGGTGGGGCAGGGTACGCAGGCGGACCTTTTCAAGGCCCGGGTGGAAATCTCGAAGACTGATGAACTGCTCCTCGACGTTCAGGCTGTGCTGGCGGAATTGCAAGCGCGGGTCGCCGCTCTGCTTTCCTTGCCGCCCGACTCGGTAGAAGTCGAGACTAAAGCTCTCTCCGTCTCAACCTCGCGCTTGGAAGTTTCGGAACTCCTTAACAGGGCGCAAGAGGTCAACCCAGCTCTCAAACGGCTCGAACTGGAGGGGCAGAAGGCGAAGGCAAATGAGAGCCTCGCGCGGGCCAGCTTCCTGCCGGACTTCATGGTTCAAGCAGGGAAGATGTTCCGTGGGCGGTACGAGGACGTGTACGAAGCGATGGTGGGAGTCGAGGTTCCCCTGTACTTCTGGAAACGGGAACGGAATCTCTTGCTGGAGGCCCGATTGCAAGAGGAGAGCGCAGGGCTGCGGATCCAGGATCTGAGAAATCAAATCGCCGCTGCCCTGCACGAGAACCTTGTAGCGGCCAGAAGCGCCGAAGCGCGCGTCGCCCTCTACCGCGACAAGCTAATTCCTCAGGCTCGGCAATCCCTGCAGGCGACGACCTCCAGCTACCAGGTAGGACGGGCGGACTTCTTGAGCCTGCTTTCGGACATCGAATCCCTCATCGCCTACGAGATGGAGTACGCTAAGACATTGGCTGAGCTCTGGATGGCCGTTGCGAAGATCGAAGAGCTCACTGCCTCGGAGATCCTCGGGGGCGAATGA